A segment of the Diachasmimorpha longicaudata isolate KC_UGA_2023 chromosome 5, iyDiaLong2, whole genome shotgun sequence genome:
AAGATAAAATGATCAGTATAAAAGACTCGGAGATAGTTTAATAGCGTCAATCAGATAGTTATTTCAACGAGAAGTTGATCATCTTGAACGACAGGAAATCGCATTTTACAAATAATCAATCAAAGTGAGTTCTTTTcatcgataaaattatttaaaaaatatgtaatttttctttaattcatATTTACATAATAACTGACTTTCAAATGTCGGCAAAAGAGGAGTTAGTGAAAATGTGTTAGAAACCCGCgcaatgattttttgttcacCTGGAGGGAATCgaaatttactaaaaatttATCTTGATTAACtattatattttgtttaatcgctgtgtttttttgttatattatgttaaatattttctagaTGATGAAGCTCGCTGTAATGTTGTTGGCCGCTAGCATTGCTGTGACCATGGCTCACCCAGCATTCCTGGAGCCGGAGGAGTCCGTCGTCACCGAGGAAACTTCCGATGTGACAGAGGCACCGATGTTGGAGACAACGATCAGTGAGGACGACGACATCACGACGGATTCAGTAGAAATAGTCGTTTATTCCTATGAGAACGGCTCTGAGAGCATCGAGGAGGATTCAGTATACAGTCTTCTTCCAAAATTAGCTGAAGCGATGAACCGCAAGGATGAAGTCTATTTCACATCAATGGACAATATTCGCCAAAACTTTGCGATGGTGGAGACGTCTCCAGCTGATATTGAAGTACCAACGGAGGCACCCTAAAGTAAAGCTCGAAAGTCTTTCATGAGTCCAAATAgaacaaaatttaataaataacttCTGGGAGTACTTCTGAAAATTCTATGGGGATTTCATTAAAGTTTAGGTAAATTGTCGTTAAAATTTTAGTCAATCGAACCGTTTGGTGAATTTACCAGAAAATTTCATggagacttaaaaaaaaaaaatatatctaatCGAAAGCTTACCGAACTCTCCAGAAagatttatgaatattttcttaaaaatCAGTGAAGTCTTTCTTTGAATCATTTCTGATTATTTATTGACCCTTTATTACTTTGCAGGTTCCTCTGAAGGAGCAGGATTATTCTCCATACTCCAGGAGCATCGATTCCGCGACTGAAAAATAGTTATTAATACTTATTCCTCATCTGTAATTACAATCCAGGCAAAATACacgttttttcaaaaattggtcTCGTCATTCTGTCGGCTATCTACATACGGATCTGTTAaaacacaaataaaaatctatCCAAACGatacataaaatataaattttcaaattcacgAAGTTTCCCACCTGACCTCTGTGCGCACGTCCATCGGTCATTGTGAATCCATCCATCCCCTCCCACCACAATAACATTGGAATCAGCTGACGCCAGTCGTAGCGTCGCAgtcattatttataaataaagaaaaataggaaaatcgGCTCGAGGAGTCTACTGTCGTTTCAATTGGCATATTATTGGAGCTAAGATGGTTGACATAAAAAGCAATGTCAGTTTTTCCTGTCAAAGGTGTCTTCAACCACTTAGACTTGACTCCAGTTTCGATCATCTTGGGGAGCACACACTCGCTGAATTATCACGTAGGTAATTTCTTATTGTCTGGTTTAGTAAGATTAGTGATCACACTTTGACATTTAATGCAATTCACCTCTCCAAGGATATCGCAACGttcaaacaattattttccaattttaatgtacttttcatcaattttttcctc
Coding sequences within it:
- the LOC135162688 gene encoding uncharacterized protein LOC135162688, with product MMKLAVMLLAASIAVTMAHPAFLEPEESVVTEETSDVTEAPMLETTISEDDDITTDSVEIVVYSYENGSESIEEDSVYSLLPKLAEAMNRKDEVYFTSMDNIRQNFAMVETSPADIEVPTEAP